The sequence CCGATGAAGGAGTAGCGGGACCAGGTGCGGCCGTTCTCCGCGGATTCGAGGAGGAAGGTGCCGGTCCGCTCGGCCGCGAGCTTGCGGTACAGCCCGACCGGGGTGTCGCCGTCCGCGAGGAGCCGGCGGCTGACGGGGATGACGCGCCGGTCGACGGCCAGCTTGCGGAAGGTGTCGAGATCCATGGCCGGTGACCTTACTGCGTCGTGAGGGGGAGGACGTCCGCGTCGAAACAGGTGCGGTCCCCCGTGTGGCAGGCGGCACCCGTCTGGTCGACCTTCACCAGGACGGTGTCGGCGTCGCAGTCCAGGGCGACGGACCTGACCCGCTGGATGTGTCCGGAGGTGTCGCCCTTGACCCAGTACTCCTGGCGGCTGCGCGACCAGTAGGTGCAGCGGCCGGTGGTGAGGGTGCGGTGCAGCGCCTCGTCGTCCATCCAGCCGAGCATCAGCACCTCGCCGGTGTCGTACTGCTGGGCGATGGCGGGGACCAGGCCGTCGGCGCCGCGCTTGAGGCGGGCGGCGATGGCGGGGTCGAGGCTGCTGGCGGGCGGCGGGGTGCCGGGCGTGCTGGTCATGGGGTCCATTGTGCCGTGGTGGCGGGAACCGGCCGGGCGGGCGTCCACTGGGCGGACCGCGGGGACCGGTCGTACGCTGGCGGTCATGTCGACCCATGCGAAGCGTGAACGTCTTCTGCTTGCCGACCTGTTGGAGGCGGCAGGTCCCGAGGCCCCGACCCTGTGCGACGGATGGAACGCCCGCGACCTGGCCGCCCATGTGGTGGTGCGCGAGCGGCGGCCGGACGCGGCGGGCGGGCTGCTCGTGGGCGCGCTGCGGAGCCGGATGGAGCGGGTGCAGGCCGAATTCGCGGCGAAGCCGTACGAGGAGCTGATCCAGCTGATCCGTACGGGCCCGCCGCGATTCTCCCCGTACTCCCTCAAGCAGCTCGACGAGGTGGCCAACACCATCGAGTTCTACGTCCATACGGAGGACGTGCGCCGGGCCCAGGCCGACTGGTCGCGGCGGGAGCTGGACCCGGTCTTCGCCGATGTGCTGTGGTCGCGCACCGAGAAGATGGCACGGCTGCTGGGCCGCAGGTCCCCGGTGGGGATGGTGCTGCGCCGGCCGGACGGCCAGACGGCGGTGGCGCACAAGGGCACCCCGGTGGTGACGGTGACCGGGGAGCCGGGGGAGCTGCTGCTGTTCGCGTTCGGGCGGCAGGACGCGGCGACGGTGGAGCTGGACGGCGACAAGGAAGCGGTGACCCGGCTGCACACGGCCCAGCTGGGGATGTAGCCCTCGCACCTCATGGGCCCGTACCGGGCCGGGTCCGGTACGGGCCGGTGCGTGCGGGGGCCGAGGCGTACGGGGCCGGGCCCGTGACGTGCCGGGCTCAGCCCGGCAGCTCGGCGTGGCGGAGCCGGGTGAAGGACAGGCCGATGACGGCGCCCGCCGCGCACAGCGCCGCGCTGGCGACGAAGACCGGGCCGGTGCCCCAGGCGGCGACGGCCGCGCCGGTGACCGGGTAGCTGAGCGGTGCGACGGCGTGGGTGAAGAGCGTCGAGACCGAGGTGACCCGGCCGAGGTAGGCGGGTTCGGTCGCGGTCTGCACGAGCGCCGAGCACAGGGCGCCGCCGAGGCCCATGAAGAGCCCGACGAGGGCGGCGACCGCGGCGGCCAGGGCCACCGACGGGGCGTACGCGAGGGCACCGACGCCGACCGCGCCGGTCAGCACGGTCACGCACATCACGAGCCCGCCGCGCGGCACCCGGCCCCGGACCGCGAGCAGCAGGGCGGCCGCGCCCGCGCCGATACCGAACGCGGCGGCGATCCATCCCATGCCGGTGGCGCCCCAGTCGCGCTGCCGGGCGAGCAGGATCAGTCCGAGGTTGAGCGGTCCGACGAAGCCCAGTTCGCTGACGGCGATGACGAGCAGCAGCGGCCCGAGCAGCGGATGGCGGCGGATGTGGCGCAGCCCGTCGGTCAGCTCCTGCCAGGCCGTGCCGGATCGCTCGGTGGCGTCGCTTTCGGGCAGCGGCCGGATCCGTACGGCCAGGAGCAGGGGCAGCGACACGGCGAAGAGCACCCCGGCGGCGGCGAAGGCGAGCACGGGCCCGCCGAGGGCGACCGCGAACCCGCCGAGCGGGGCGCCGAGGACATTGGCGGCGCGGGAGGAGAGTCCGCGCAGCCCCTGGATCCTGGTGAGCTGTCCGGCGGTACTGATCCGGGGCGGCAGGGCACCGACGGCGGGCAGGAACAGGGCGTCGACCACGCCGAAGACCAGCGCGACGGCGATCAGCATCCACAGCGCGGGCGAGGTGAACAGCAGGGCGCCCGCCAGGCCCAGGACGACGACGCAGCGCGCGATGTCGCTGCCGATGACGACGCGGCGCGGGCCGAACCGGTCGGCGAGCACTCCCCCGCCGAGCATCAGCAGGGCCCTGGGTATGGAGCCGACGGCGAGCACGATTCCGGTCTGGGAGGCGCTGCCGGTGCGGGCGGCGGCCCAGGCGAGGGCCATGTAGTAGACGCTGTCGCCGATCATCGACGCGGTGTACGCGCCGAGCCAGCGCAGCACGTTGCCGTCGCGGTGGGCGGGGCGCTCGGCGGGAGCGGCCGGGCCGGTGGCCGTGAGGGTGGTGCCGGTCATGGGGGTCGTCCTCTCGGGGCGCGCCGCGTCAGGTGCGGAACGGGAATCCGTACACATGCAGGGCGACGTTCTCGCGGCCCTCCGTGTCGCCCGCCTCGAAGCGGTCGCGGCCCCGGTCCTCGTACCGCTTGACCAGGTCGTGCATCTCCCGGCCGAGGGAGGCGAGCTCGTCGGCGGTGAGCGTGGCCAGGTACTCGGAGCTGAAGGAGGCACTGCGCCACTGCGCCGACCAGGTCCGGTACGAGTCGAGGAAGCGGCGGTGGAGTTCGATGTGCTGGTCGAACGAGAGGCGGCCCACGGCGGAGTGCGTGGCGGCCTTCTCGGGTGCGTCGTCGAAGTCCTCGCTGTGGAAGGTCAGCCCCTTGGAGGCGGGCCGCCACCAGCGCTCGCGGCCGTCCGTTCCCTGCCCCTCGGCCTCCTCGATCAGCCCGTGGTCGGCGAGCCTGCGCAGGTGGTAGCTGACCAGGGAGACGGCCTCGTCGACCTGTTCGGCCAGCTGGGAGGCGGTGGCCGAGCGGGCGATGTAGAGCGCCCGGTAGAGCTTCATCCGCAGGGGGTGACCGAACGCCTTGAGGGTGTCGAGGTCGGAGACGCGGCGGGGTTCGTTGCTGGGCATGCCCCCACCGTAGAAAGAAAAGGAAACTTGCGCAATATTTATTGCGCAATAAATGCTGCGGGTTCTCGCCGACTGTCGGCTGCCGGGTGACGCGTGACGGCCCGGCGGGATCGGCGGGTTCGGCGTTTCGGCAGGACCGGCGGGTTCGGCGTTCCGGCGGGATCGGCGGGATCGGCGGGTCCGGCGGTGTCGGCAGGACCGGCGGGATCGGCGGGTCCGGGGCTCTCAGGCGCCCAGCAGCCGTCGAGCGGCCAGCGCCAGGGACACCTCGACCGCGTCCGAGGGCCGGGTCAGGCACCGCCCCGTGAGCTGCTCGAACCGCCGGAGCCGGTTGAGCACGGTGTTGCGGTGGCAGTACAGCCGCGCTCCGGCACGCTGCGCCGACCCGTCCGAGTCCAGCCACGCCGTGAGGGTCGCGATGAGGACGTCCCGGTCGGCGGGGTCCAGTCGGCCGAGCGGCCCCAGCACCCGGGCCGCGAGCGCGGCGCCGAGGTCCGGGGAGGAGACGACGAGGGCGGCCGGCAGGTGCTCGTCGAGCAGGACCACTCCCCCGGCCGCCGGGCAGGCCCGCAGCGCGGTCTGCGCCAGCCTCCTCGCGTCGCCGAGCGCGGCAAGCCCCTCCACGACCGAGCTGATCCCGGTCCGGGTACCGGCCGGGGCCGACAACTCGGCTGCGATCAGGGCGAGTTCCCCCGGAGCGGCGGCGGTGTCGGTACCGCCGTCCGGGCCCGCAGCGTCCTCGCCCGTTCCGCCCTCCACCGACGTGTCCGCCGGCGCCGCCCCGCCCAGCGGCAGGATCGCCAACTCGCCCTCCGGAGCCGAGTGCCAGAGCACCGGCGTGCCCGCGGGCAGGGTCAGCGGCGGCAGGGCGGCGTCGTGCGGGGCGCGGTGGGCGACCGAGGCGGGCCGGACGGCCGGGACGGCCTGGACAGACGAGATGACCGGGACGGCCGAGGCAGGCGGGACGGCTTGGACGGCCGGGACGGCTTGGACGGCGAGCACCGCGTACCGGCCGTGCTCCGGGATGCCCAGCATCGCCGCCGCGTCCGGCAGATCCGCGATCCGGGCCGTGCCGTCCAGCAGCGCGGCCGTGATCAGCCGCTGCTGGTTCTCACGGCGCCAGGTCAGCCGTCGTTCGGCCTGGCGGTAGGCGTCGGCCACCACCCCGCAGTGCTCGTCCACGAAGTTCCAGACGTCGGCGGCGACATGGACGAGCAGCCGTACGTCGTCGGGGTTCCGACGGGCGGTCTCGTCGACGAGGTCCTGCCAGACCATCGCCCCGCCCATCCGGAAGGCGTGCAGGACGGCGTCGAGCGGCACGCCCTGCCCGGCCCGGATCTCGCCGATCCACCGCGAGGTGCGGTGGGCGGCCTCCCGGAACTCCCGTGGCTGGATCAGCGAGCCGACGTTGTGCCGCAGCGAATGGTGGACCTCCTGCCAGACCTCGGACCGGTCGGCCTCGATCGCCGGGCGGTAGCCGGGTTCCTGTTCGTACAGGGCGTCGACGAGCCGCTCCGTGAGCTCCGGCAGCGCCGCGACGAGGACCCGCGCGGCCCGGTGCAGCACCTCGACGGCCTCGCGGTCGGCCAGCGAACGGAAGCGTCGCGGCGACGGCACCGCGGAGGGCGGACCGTGCGGTGCCCGGATCCGTGAACGTACGACCTGTGGCATGGCGGCCTCCACCGGGAATCGGCCGGCTCCGGGTCGGGCCGGCTCGGGCACCCGGCCCGGCAGTGGGCGCGAGCACGACCGAATGATCCTGACGGTCGCAGAATGACATACCGCCCGGTCGGTACCTAGAGGTCTGCGGAATACTTCTCATCACGGTCCGGCAACCTCCCGGACACATGAGGGACTTCCGGCCGGCCACCGGCGAACAGCCGGGCCAGTTCGGTCCGGGAGCGGATGCCCAGCGCGGCGAAGACATTGCGCAGATGGTGGTCGACGGTCCGGGGGCTCAGGGAGAGCCGCTCCGCCACTTCGCGGTTGGTGGCGCCCTCGGCCACACAGCGGGCGATGCGCCGCTGCTGCGGGGTGAGCCCGGCCGACGGCCCGGTCCCTCCGGTCTCCGGTACGTCCACCGCCTCCCCCGCCGCCCGCAGTTCCCCGCCCGCCCGGACCGCCCAGGCGCGTGCGGAGCAGCGTTCGAAGGCGACGAGGGCGTCGCGCAGCGGGCCGCGGGCCTCCCTGGTACGGCGCCGGCGGCGCAGCCACTGCCCGTACAGCAGCTGGGTGCGGGCCCGTTCGAAGCCGCCGTCGGCCCGGTCGTGATGGGCCAGGGCTTCCGCGTACCGGGCGGCGGCCTCCTCCGGGGGTGCCAGCAGGGCCCGGCAGCGGGCGAGCTGGGCGGGGGCCTGCGGGTCGGCGGTGTTCGCGCTCCACCGAGCGAACTCGGCGACGGCCGTGGCGAGTCCGGCCGCCGTCGCGCCGTCGCCGTCGTCGGCGGCCCGCCCGGAGAGCACGGCCGCCTCGATGTAGCAGGGCACGGCGAGCATCCGGGCGGCGAAGTGGCCCTGGTGCGGTCCCGGCCGCACCAAGGGCGCGAGCCGGGCCGCCGCCTCACCGGGGCGCCCGCAGGCCAGGTCCGCGCGGGCGACCGCCCAGGTGGCGAGGGTCACCGCCTGGGCGAGCCCGTGCGGCCCCGCCGCGGCCAGGGCGGCGTCGTGGTGGGCGGCGCAGACCTCCGCGGGGCCCTCCACCGACGCGGCGAGGGCCAGCACGGCGTGCAGGTGGGCGGAGGCGTTGGGCTGTCCGGTACGGCGCGCGGCGTGCAGTCCCTCCAGCGCGTGGGCGCGGGCCCCGGCGTGCCGTCCGGCCCGCAGTTCGGCGTAGGCGAGGTGTTCCAGGGCCCGCGGCAGCAGTTCGTCGGGCCCCTTCGTGCGTACGGCGGCGAGTGCCCGCGCCCCGGCCCGGCAGGCGGCGTCGACCTCGCCGAGCACCAGGGCCGAGACTCCGGCCCGCAGCAGGGCGGGCGGGTCCTCGGTGCGGTCGGCGAAGTCGAGGCACCGGCGCAGCAGGGCATGCCCTTCGGCGGTACGTGAACCCAGTACGGCGCACATTCCGGCCCGGTACCGGTCCAGGGCACGGTCGGGCGACGCGAGGGGGATGCGGCGCATCGCGTCCAGGTAGGCGCGGGCGTCG is a genomic window of Streptomyces sp. NBC_01237 containing:
- a CDS encoding helix-turn-helix domain-containing protein; amino-acid sequence: MPQVVRSRIRAPHGPPSAVPSPRRFRSLADREAVEVLHRAARVLVAALPELTERLVDALYEQEPGYRPAIEADRSEVWQEVHHSLRHNVGSLIQPREFREAAHRTSRWIGEIRAGQGVPLDAVLHAFRMGGAMVWQDLVDETARRNPDDVRLLVHVAADVWNFVDEHCGVVADAYRQAERRLTWRRENQQRLITAALLDGTARIADLPDAAAMLGIPEHGRYAVLAVQAVPAVQAVPPASAVPVISSVQAVPAVRPASVAHRAPHDAALPPLTLPAGTPVLWHSAPEGELAILPLGGAAPADTSVEGGTGEDAAGPDGGTDTAAAPGELALIAAELSAPAGTRTGISSVVEGLAALGDARRLAQTALRACPAAGGVVLLDEHLPAALVVSSPDLGAALAARVLGPLGRLDPADRDVLIATLTAWLDSDGSAQRAGARLYCHRNTVLNRLRRFEQLTGRCLTRPSDAVEVSLALAARRLLGA
- a CDS encoding ArsR/SmtB family transcription factor translates to MPSNEPRRVSDLDTLKAFGHPLRMKLYRALYIARSATASQLAEQVDEAVSLVSYHLRRLADHGLIEEAEGQGTDGRERWWRPASKGLTFHSEDFDDAPEKAATHSAVGRLSFDQHIELHRRFLDSYRTWSAQWRSASFSSEYLATLTADELASLGREMHDLVKRYEDRGRDRFEAGDTEGRENVALHVYGFPFRT
- a CDS encoding MFS transporter, with the protein product MTGTTLTATGPAAPAERPAHRDGNVLRWLGAYTASMIGDSVYYMALAWAAARTGSASQTGIVLAVGSIPRALLMLGGGVLADRFGPRRVVIGSDIARCVVVLGLAGALLFTSPALWMLIAVALVFGVVDALFLPAVGALPPRISTAGQLTRIQGLRGLSSRAANVLGAPLGGFAVALGGPVLAFAAAGVLFAVSLPLLLAVRIRPLPESDATERSGTAWQELTDGLRHIRRHPLLGPLLLVIAVSELGFVGPLNLGLILLARQRDWGATGMGWIAAAFGIGAGAAALLLAVRGRVPRGGLVMCVTVLTGAVGVGALAYAPSVALAAAVAALVGLFMGLGGALCSALVQTATEPAYLGRVTSVSTLFTHAVAPLSYPVTGAAVAAWGTGPVFVASAALCAAGAVIGLSFTRLRHAELPG
- the hisI gene encoding phosphoribosyl-AMP cyclohydrolase, which codes for MTSTPGTPPPASSLDPAIAARLKRGADGLVPAIAQQYDTGEVLMLGWMDDEALHRTLTTGRCTYWSRSRQEYWVKGDTSGHIQRVRSVALDCDADTVLVKVDQTGAACHTGDRTCFDADVLPLTTQ
- a CDS encoding TIGR03085 family metal-binding protein, with translation MSTHAKRERLLLADLLEAAGPEAPTLCDGWNARDLAAHVVVRERRPDAAGGLLVGALRSRMERVQAEFAAKPYEELIQLIRTGPPRFSPYSLKQLDEVANTIEFYVHTEDVRRAQADWSRRELDPVFADVLWSRTEKMARLLGRRSPVGMVLRRPDGQTAVAHKGTPVVTVTGEPGELLLFAFGRQDAATVELDGDKEAVTRLHTAQLGM